In Plasmodium chabaudi chabaudi strain AS genome assembly, chromosome: 10, a single genomic region encodes these proteins:
- a CDS encoding NADP-specific glutamate dehydrogenase, putative — MTQCRDSTGRFLLVDKKAPNYADLIDKEMNAIYERVKKIDPNQNEFLQAFHEILYSLKPLFMEEPKYLPVIEMLSEPERLVQFRVCWIDDNGVQRKNRGFRVQFNSVLGIYKGGLRFHPSVNLSIVKFLGFEQIFKNSLTGLSMGGAKGGSDFDPKGKSDNEIMKFCQSFMNELYRHIGPRTDVPAGDIGVGGREIGYLFGQYKKIANSFNGTLTGKNEKWGGSILRTEATGYGLVYFVLEVLNSLNIQIDKQTAIVSGSGNVALYCVQKLLQLNVKVLTMSDSNGYIYEPNGFTNDDLNFIIELKEVRKGRIEEYLKHSSTAKYFPKEKPWSVKCTLAFPCATQNEIDLDDAKMLHKNGCILVGEGANMPSTIEAINYLKENKVILCPSKAANAGGVAISGLEMSQNFQFAKWTKQTVDEKLKEIMKNIFTSSSESALKYTNNKYDLQAGANISGFLKVADSYIQQGCY, encoded by the coding sequence ATGACACAATGCCGAGATAGCACTGGACGCTTTTTACTAGTTGATAAAAAGGCGCCAAACTATGCAGATTTGATTGATAAAGAAATGAATGCAATATATGAacgtgtaaaaaaaatagatccaaatcaaaatgaatttttacAAGCTTTCCATGAAATATTGTATTCTTTAAAACCATTATTTATGGAAGAGCCAAAATATTTACCAGTTATTGAAATGTTATCAGAACCTGAAAGGCTAGTACAATTTCGAGTTTGCTGGATAGATGATAATGGCGtacaaagaaaaaatagagGGTTTAGAGTTCAATTTAATAGTGTTTTaggaatatataaaggTGGGTTACGTTTTCATCCATCTGTTAATTTGTCTATAGTAAAATTTTTAGGGTTTGagcaaatttttaaaaattcattaaCTGGATTATCAATGGGTGGAGCAAAAGGTGGATCTGATTTTGATCCTAAAGGAAAATCAGATAACGaaattatgaaattttGTCAAAGTTTTATGAATGAATTATACAGACATATAGGACCACGTACTGATGTACCTGCTGGAGATATTGGTGTTGGAGGTAGAGAAATAGGTTATTTGTTTggacaatataaaaaaattgcaaaTAGCTTTAATGGCACATTAACTggtaaaaatgaaaaatgggGAGGTTCAATTTTAAGAACTGAAGCAACTGGTTATGGCTtagtatattttgttttagaAGTATTAAATTCATTAAATATCCAAATAGATAAACAAACAGCTATTGTTAGTGGTAGTGGAAATGTAGCTTTATATTGTGTTCAGaaattattacaattaAATGTAAAGGTTCTTACAATGAGTGATAGTAatggttatatatatgaaccTAATGGATTTACAAATGatgatttaaattttattatcgaATTAAAAGAAGTACGCAAAGGTAGAATtgaagaatatttaaaacattctTCTACAGCTAAATATTTCCCAAAAGAAAAACCATGGAGTGTTAAATGTACCTTAGCATTCCCTTGTGCTACTCAAAATGAAATCGATTTAGATGATGCCAAAAtgttacataaaaatggatGTATATTAGTTGGTGAAGGTGCTAATATGCCATCAACAATAGAAgctattaattatttaaaagaaaataaagttaTTTTATGCCCTTCTAAAGCAGCTAATGCTGGTGGTGTTGCTATTAGTGGTCTTGAAATGAGtcaaaattttcaatttgCAAAATGGACGAAACAAACAGTTGATGAAAAACTTAAagaaattatgaaaaacatatttacatCATCCTCAGAATCTgcattaaaatatacaaataataaatacgaTTTACAAGCAGGTGCAAACATTTCTGGATTTTTAAAAGTTGCAGattcatatatacaacAAGGATGCTATTAA
- a CDS encoding N-acyl-phosphatidylethanolamine-hydrolyzing phospholipase D, putative: MKRLINTLLPYYVHTNILTPNLSFKKKADFFFFYLDRYIYSPIFHKLCGNKTENEKNQLKKEFSKKLTQKFGINFGIYSKDNYNDNTNKCNENKNEVEVAALWPNQIYHVNPLNVKDEIKDKKFNIVYIGHMSILIQMQNFNILIDPVLSNRIGLYNILGVKRVIKPGLHLENIPSIDFILLSNNRYDTMDLETLRRIILRDNSIIIGGMNIRRYMLKSKYPVVYPLNWFNKLQFENLAFYYLPTITNSHRYFFDKNVYLPGSFFIHDKLHNTAIFYSGHSAYSNHFKQIKNYIKTIIKNDKIDLSILPIGIYKPRELYAHFHMSPSEALQSHLDLNSKMSLCVGTDVFCLGGEKYKEAINELKNSVSYYEKKENKKVNLITLEPGQNIML; this comes from the exons ATGAAAAGGTTAATAAATACCTTATTGCCCTACTATGTccatacaaatatattaacaccAAATTTGAGTTTCAAAAAGAAAgctgattttttttttttttatttagatcgatatatttattcacCAATATTTCATAAGTTATGTGGAAATAAAactgaaaatgaaaaaaatcaattaaaaaaagaattttcaaaaaagtTGACACAAAAATTTGGTATAAATTTTGGTATATATTCAAAGGATAACTACAATGACAATACTAACAAatgtaatgaaaataaaaatgaagtaGAGGTCGCTGCTTTGTGGCCTaatcaaatatatcatGTTAATCCTCTAAATGTAAAAGATGAGataaaagacaaaaaatttaatattgtttatattggACATATGAGtatattaatacaaatGCAAAACTTCAACATATTAATAGATCCTGTTTTATCAAACAGAATAGggttatataatattttaggTGTAAAAAGAGTTATAAAACCAGGTTTacatttagaaaatattcCAAGTAttgattttatattattaagcAATAATAGATATGATACTATGGATTTAGAAACCTTAAGAAGAATTATATTAAGAGATAATAGTATAATTATTGGCGGTATGAATATAAGACGTTATATgttaaaaagtaaatatcCAGTTGTTTATCCATTAAATTggtttaataaattacaaTTCGAAAATCTagctttttattatttgccTACTATAACAAATAGCCATAGATATTtctttgataaaaatgtatatctTCCTGgctcattttttatacatgataaattacataataccgccattttttatagtggGCATTCTGCTTATTCAAATCATTTTAAACaaatcaaaaattatattaaaactaTTATAAAGAATGATAAGATAGatttatcaattttacCAATTGGAATTTATAAGCCTCGTGAATTGTATGCCCACTTTCATATGTCCCCTTCAGAAGCCTTGCAA AGCCACCTCGATTTAAACAGCAAAATGTCTTTATGTGTTGGGACGGATGTTTTTTGTTTAGGAggtgaaaaatataaagaagcAATAAATGAACTAAAAAATTCGGTAAGCTATTATGAAAagaaggaaaataaaaaagttaatcTTATTACTTTGGAACCTGGCCAAAATATCatgttataa
- a CDS encoding metacaspase-3, putative, with product MAYYDHKNSIDKKKKLYPLKNFVDLYEIKSNIKLDKYESSENCTCSIDIMKENNQVISNSKKNRKNENCPDITKSACPKIKVYNDIYKTPTKGYSTDYHNDEYMKKNCKDNKLNFSKSIKNLNKNKTTPIYLFSNLSDKYNNEINEINMSYLEDSKKEINYDNIINEGNNHIEKLMKNFENSKRNANLLSIYLDNCKYDINKNKAEQIKYKKIMNTASEIGKTHTKKKNIYDNKFLQNEKPEYDKNQINSNPFYQHIKYENCNANRNELKNNSLDVLKQIDKTENIPNPFWKHNLDEKKNDNDNLFNRGDINKNRYCSFQNERKIFPDHLKDYEMRSVKTCDNLSNSPMIYLKNKSDIYVEKNRSINNNENSYRPYLDSNRHRGNRVFTDIIPQVKLKNMDIEINNLNKHNYSNYNNKYEDKNLYDSKMYFFPKKNITDHIKNNNFHRMEEGNIKNKLETNYHIRDEENNANIFEKKEDDIIYNDYIMKKTNEIHNEHSFKNLRCYINGHNNNVYVVKKNELSKIIDGNLCESEKNKPFEYALSKVSKFNQNENKVGSKFGEFSSDVKTDIFSKNKENCKNGYSIFNANCNDGNKERIRNDSLEIYRQNGNINKNCNKIKSFNISNVSSNCLFKEGGNNQNVISPNPRFQIDEINNNLNLQNEEQENIEGNISDYIKDKMKDQKIKNNCNNIKCCISNNDSSTNYINNYLSNENAYLGTNAYKQYNNNIELGEYTVGNEDNNHIYQNLYDQINLNDINKDQLVFSNTYFQNINNENNEHNYMKKNEINNNTFQTYKMNNLIKLNSVHIPVLKNQASKKNTDVVPIVKVEKAEKENMYMLPSSAYNNNNRGIVKPLYSSKTIAGLTQINKESISNPPNKSKTTLPFPNLLLHKNNILNTHQSITKLRNNTTLNNGTHYEMMQKNIIPKTASISYDNINGKNKLFKFSGLYNKPSQNVANTIKDNEMNKNILFNKTLYNKTKCDDNILIKSKLPVCKSINNSDIYNYLRNTNSLKNYHRTTSYRKQSLKNAKSITKNIKLVPKGNDIISINHERQNKMMNNTIDLHTFYSRCEIESANNVKKAVVIGCNYMGEKDSKDRLHGSVNDAYVFSRALVKYFNFLPENVLLLIDSFPSNAYIYDDFDMNRENYINEKNDYNCNEEKAENKYLFNLFNKKNINDNKEVSNDFENNNSCVDVDIKNVDLSSKNIDFSLWPTRINILKAVNWLVRDSVPNGSYVFYYAGKSIQVDNMSGWEGEGYDEAFLCSDPFNRDEENNILTAIQLKDLLLSINSTAQMTIILDTSGGQTILDPAGTENSSYIKGCKQKGIWPITNPTNKVHKAIYDITILDNNSMKKYMCKPRYSKLIEVDSTSAMIDPLLQSISSFPLPTKAYCLCAATWEQISIEGLFPIFEFARVAQKKKKNTLIKPAGNKNGNNTIDRNREDAQNNLHQMLDNSVKKNMHESNIGFNINTLTNFFTVNNKKDENNDAEIVKTTENCFADKISGNFEEDSINYNGKNSIIKDNNEYNSNKFNDNNNYVLVCHGVFTYCLIESIMEFKKNELNDNIFEKELQQYIPMTLKNLINQIQKKIQIIKNNKLKRLNQKPEFTIHPGANASINNYFINYSKNINFQDFKYFYLNEDMSPFLNVNKAWEEINKRTLRNRKLLYATSTLVNTSSKYLSQTNKIKNSCSLKY from the coding sequence ATGGCTTACTATgatcataaaaatagcatagacaaaaagaaaaaattatatccattaaaaaattttgttgatttatatgaaataaaaagtaacaTAAAATTGGACAAATATGAGTCAAGTGAAAATTGTACATGTAGTATTGATATaatgaaagaaaataatcaaGTAATAAgcaattcaaaaaaaaatcgaaaaaatgAGAATTGCCCTGATATTACTAAATCAGCATGcccaaaaataaaagtttatAATGACATTTATAAGACACCTACTAAAGGATATTCTACTGATTATCATAATGatgaatatatgaaaaaaaattgtaaagataataaacttaatttttcaaagagtataaaaaatttgaataaaaataagactACCCCTATCTATTTGTTTAGTAACCTATCAGACAAATACAATAACGAAATaaacgaaataaatatgtctTACCTTGAAGATagtaaaaaagaaattaattatgataatataataaatgaaggtaataatcatatagaaaaattaatgaaaaattttgaaaatagtaaaagAAATGCTAATTTATTATCCATATATTTGGATAACTgtaaatatgatattaaCAAGAATAAAGCCGAACAaataaagtataaaaaaattatgaacacAGCTAGCGAAATAGGTAAAAcacatacaaaaaaaaaaaatatttatgacaATAAATTTcttcaaaatgaaaaaccagaatatgataaaaatcaaataaatagtaaTCCATTTTATCAACATATTAAATACGAAAACTGTAATGCCAATcgaaatgaattaaaaaacaattccCTTGATGTCTTAAAGCAAATTGACAAAACTGAAAATATTCCTAACCCTTTTTGGAAACATAATttagatgaaaaaaaaaatgataatgataatttatttaatagaggtgacataaataaaaatagatacTGTAGCTTCCAGaatgaaagaaaaatatttcccGATCACCTAAAAGATTATGAAATGCGAAGTGTAAAAACATGTGATAATCTATCAAACTCACCaatgatttatttaaaaaataaaagtgatatatatgtagaaaaaaatagatccattaataataatgaaaatagttATCGTCCCTATTTGGACAGTAATAGACATAGAGGCAATAGAGTTTTCACTGATATAATCCCACAagttaaattaaaaaatatggacatagaaattaataatcttaataaacataattatagcaattacaataataaatatgaagataaaaatttatatgatagtaaaatgtatttttttccaaaaaaaaatattactgaccatataaaaaataacaattttcATAGAATGGAAGaaggaaatataaaaaacaaattagaAACTAATTATCATATTAgggatgaagaaaataatgccAACATTTTCGAAAAGAAAGAAGatgatataatttataatgattatattatgaaaaaaacaaatgaaatacATAATGAGCacagttttaaaaatttaaggTGCTATATAAATggtcataataataatgtatatgtggtaaaaaaaaatgaacttAGTAAAATAATCGATGGAAATTTATGtgaaagtgaaaaaaataaacctTTTGAATATGCTTTATCTAAAGTTAGCAAATTtaatcaaaatgaaaataaagttGGGTCTAAATTTGGAGAGTTTAGTTCTGATGTTAAAActgatatattttcaaaaaataaagagaaTTGTAAAAATGGTTATTCCATATTTAATGCTAATTGTAATGATGGGAACAAAGAAAGGATACGTAACGATAGTCTCGAAATTTATCGTCAAAAtggtaatataaataagaattgtaataaaataaaatcatttaatatttcgAATGTGTCTtcaaattgtttatttaaagaAGGAGGGAACAATCAGAATGTCATTTCACCAAATCCACGTTTTCAAattgatgaaataaataataatttaaacttacaaaatgaagaacaagaaaatattgaagGAAATATTAGTGATTACATTAAGGATAAAATGAAagatcaaaaaataaaaaacaattgtaataatataaaatgttgcATATCAAACAATGATAGTTcaacaaattatataaacaattatttaagtaatgaaaatgcatatttagGAACTAATGCATAcaaacaatataataataacattgAGCTAGGAGAATACACAGTTGGTAATGAAGACaataatcatatatatcaaaatttgtatgatcaaataaatttaaatgatataaataaagaccAATTAGTTTTTagtaatacatattttcagAACATAAACAATGAAAATAACgaacataattatatgaaaaaaaacgaaataaataataatacatttcaaacttataaaatgaataatttaataaaattaaattcaGTACATATTCCAGTACTAAAAAATCAGgcttcaaaaaaaaacacagaTGTTGTTCCTATAGTTAAAGTAGAAAAGGCGGAAAAAGagaatatgtatatgctaCCATCTTCTgcttataataataataacagaGGAATTGTGAAACCGCTTTATAGTAGCAAAACTATTGCGGGGTTGAcccaaataaataaagaaagtATTTCTAATCCGCCAAATAAAAGTAAGACTACTTTACCATTtccaaatttattattacacaaaaataatattttaaatactcATCAATCAATTACAAAATTAAGAAATAATACAACATTAAATAATGGTACACATTATGAAATgatgcaaaaaaatataattcctAAAACGGCTTCTATATCATATGACAATATAAatggtaaaaataaattattcaaatttaGTGGGCTCTACAATAAGCCATCTCAAAATGTTGCAAACACAATAAAAGACAATGAAATGAATAAGAACATACTATTTAATAAgacattatataataaaaccaaatgtgatgataatattttaataaaaagtaaattaCCAGTTTGTAAATCAATTAATAAtagtgatatatataactatttGAGAAATACGAacagtttaaaaaattatcaccGCACAACTTCATACAGAAAAcaaagtttaaaaaatgctaaGTCAATtacgaaaaatataaaattagttCCCAAAGGTAATGATATAATCAGCATAAATCATGAAAGACAAAATAAGATGATGAATAATACCATTGATTtacatacattttattCTAGATGTGAAATAGAATCTGCAAATAATGTTAAAAAAGCTGTAGTTATTGGATGTAATTATATGGGCGAAAAAGATTCAAAAGATCGACTTCATGGATCAGTAAATGATGCATATGTTTTTAGTAGAGCATtagttaaatattttaattttttacctGAAAATGTTTTGTTACTTATTGATAGTTTTCCAtctaatgcatatatttatgatgaTTTTGATATGAATcgagaaaattatataaatgaaaaaaatgattacaATTGCAATGAGGAAAAAgctgaaaataaatacttatttaatttatttaataaaaaaaatataaatgataataaagaagTGAGTAatgattttgaaaataataattcatgTGTAGATgttgatattaaaaatgtggaTTTGTCatctaaaaatattgatttCAGTTTATGGCCTACaagaataaatattttgaaagcAGTAAATTGGTTAGTTAGAGATTCAGTTCCAAATGGTTCCTACGTTTTTTACTATGCAGGGAAAAGCATACAAGTTGATAATATGAGTGGATGGGAAGGGGAAGGATATGATGAAGCATTTCTTTGTTCCGATCCTTTTAATAgagatgaagaaaataatatattaactgCTATTCAATTAAAAGATTTGTTATTAAGTATAAATTCAACTGCTCAAATGACTATAATTTTAGATACATCAGGTGGACAAACAATATTAGATCCAGCGGGAACAGAAAACtcatcatatataaaaggtTGTAAACAAAAAGGCATATGGCCTATTACTAATCCTACTAATAAAGTTCACAAAgctatatatgatataacaatacttgataataattctatgaaaaaatatatgtgtaaGCCTAGGTATTCTAAATTAATAGAAGTTGATTCTACATCTGCGATGATAGATCCTTTGTTACAATCCATTTCTTCTTTCCCACTTCCTACAAAGGCATATTGTTTATGTGCAGCCACTTGGGAACAAATTTCCATCGAAGGTTTATTTCCTATTTTTGAGTTTGCAAGGGTAgctcaaaaaaaaaaaaaaaacacactCATAAAACCGGCTgggaataaaaatggtaatAATACCATAGATCGAAATAGAGAAGATGCCCAAAATAATCTACACCAAATGTTAGACAATAgtgtaaagaaaaatatgcatgaaTCAAATATAGGTTTTAACATAAATACGttaacaaatttttttactgttaataataaaaaggatgAAAATAACGACGCTGAAATTGTAAAGACAACAGAAAATTGTTTCGCAGACAAAATCTCTGGCAATTTTGAAGAAGAtagtataaattataatggaaaaaattctataataaaagataataatgaatataacaGTAACAAgtttaatgataataataattatgtgCTTGTTTGTCATGGTGTTTTTACTTATTGTTTAATTGAGTCAATTAtggaatttaaaaaaaacgaattgaatgataatatttttgaaaaagaatTACAGCAATATATCCCAAtgacattaaaaaatttaataaatcagattcaaaaaaaaatacaaattataaaaaataacaaattaaaaagattAAATCAAAAACCTGAATTTACTATACACCCAGGTGCAAATGCAAgcattaataattattttatcaattattcaaaaaatataaattttcaagattttaaatatttttatttgaacgAAGATATGTCcccatttttaaatgttaaTAAAGCATGGGaagaaattaataaaagaacattaagaaatagaaaattattatatgctaCTTCAACTTTAGTTAATACATCATCAAAATATCTTTCTCAaactaataaaataaaaaattcatgctctctaaaatattaa
- a CDS encoding protein SEY1, putative — protein MANASKTQIIDYEGHIIDDLKEWMSDNGLSKLGFNYNVIAILGSQSSGKSTLLNNLFKTSFEVMNTKLGHSQTTQGLWLSYDKFEDELAGGSSEGTDAESKNKSGDKPVVNPTLILDVEGNDSKERGENRLTFEHRSALFSLALADCVIVNLWYHSLGNFTASNYGLLKTVMEVHLELFHQNVNCPKTILMFTVRDWFEEFAPLDVIREKIIEEYVNKIWQELKKPKSSKNAKVDDYFIIEVVGLSHGIIKKDEFLKDIKRLRHRWVYELRPVNYSRNIPADGFAQYCHNIWNTIVKQSQLDIPSQQEMLATFRCQEIKNNVLNSISGMIKEKIIDSKNRYIENFKTWAETDIIEKSVNEYLIDASRYQRSICLKTLEELLEAIFIQLQTIVDNNLNYTQRILSSKFSKELNSMYSVCTTDKGYFLLSSDKNADATEQDDNLSNMDKSGESAKKGNQSKCINLWSNFLYNADMLEYTTISNFYDQYKKCTIEIVEGSMASNESKDSQEKKNHDFNYKNSLTILATSIYKDTNRIRSVQCNILIERIRATIKEELKNVDNMLVTVKCSKDYWDYILKVTNKLEDYIYTNLSKCFVNLKIGINTTHLNNGDNIYARLNTNSDYGFVYSHNDHMYDFSDDENNNFDEIDTEIDQSKNDMESLFNSKKFEIITKQNKKEKYVSSINNDLTKEMNNKKLILELKNFYIEIIIDALKIKLDEISNDIANVIINRFESVFNYDEIEQPRQWRNVSVVELKNIFRVSKDYAFLIVEILQKNIKIDKLDKHLPNNFINTDIIEKGKSKAKKRIQEICRDAQYIQETGGQMSLKNVPFAFWVILLILGWNEILMFTRLFFRLNIILPMFMAFIIIVGSCLYTGNAQVLSYLNKIAFIVIKHSYNFYKHLQTVGNQPTKPEKVD, from the coding sequence atGGCGAATGCGAGCAAAACCCAGATAATTGACTATGAGGGGCATATCATAGATGATTTAAAAGAATGGATGAGCGACAATGGGTTGTCAAAATTGGGgtttaattataatgtaATAGCAATATTAGGAAGTCAGAGTAGTGGTAAAAGtacattattaaataatttatttaaaacatcATTTGAAGTAATGAATACAAAATTGGGACATAGTCAGACTACTCAAGGATTATGGTTAAGTTATGATAAGTTTGAAGATGAGTTAGCAGGTGGATCAAGTGAGGGTACAGATGCAGAatccaaaaataaaagtggTGATAAGCCTGTTGTAAATCCAACCCTAATTTTAGATGTAGAAGGTAATGATTCTAAGGAAAGAGGAGAAAATAGATTAACTTTTGAACATAGATCTGCTTTGTTTTCACTTGCATTAGCAGATTGTGTGATTGTTAATTTATGGTATCATTCTTTAGGTAATTTTACTGCATCTAATTATGGATTACTAAAAACAGTTATGGAAGTACATTTAGAATTATTTCATCAAAATGTTAATTGCCctaaaacaattttaatgtttACTGTAAGAGATTGGTTTGAAGAATTTGCTCCTTTAGATGTCATTAGAGAAAAGATCATTGAagaatatgtaaataaaatatggcaagaattaaaaaaacctaaatcttcaaaaaatgcaaaagttgatgattattttattattgaaGTTGTTGGATTATCTCATggtattattaaaaaagatgaatttttaaaagatataaaacgTTTAAGGCATAGATGGGTATATGAATTAAGACCAGTGAATTATTCGAGAAACATACCAGCTGATGGTTTTGCTCAATATTGTCATAACATATGGAATACAATAGTAAAACAATCACAATTAGATATTCCATCACAACAAGAAATGCTTGCAACTTTTAGATGccaggaaataaaaaacaatgtATTAAATAGTATAAGTGGTATGATTAAAGAAAAGATTATTGATTCTAAAAATAGATATAtcgaaaattttaaaacatgGGCAGAAACAGacattattgaaaaaagtgtaaatgaatatttaatagaTGCATCTAGATATCAAAGAAGTATATGCTTAAAAACGTTAGAAGAATTATTAGAagctatatttatacaattaCAAACTATTgttgataataatttaaattatactCAACGAATTTTATCTTCTAAATTTTCTAAAGAATTAAATAGTATGTATAGTGTATGTACAACTGATAAAGGCTATTTCTTACTTAGTAGTGATAAAAATGCAGATGCAACAGAACAAGATGataatttatcaaatatgGATAAGTCAGGAGAAAGCGCTAAAAAGGGAAACCAAAGTAAGTGCATCAATTTATGGTCgaactttttatataatgcaGATATGTTAGAATATACTACAATAagtaatttttatgatcaatacaaaaaatgtacTATAGAAATTGTTGAAGGAAGTATGGCTAGTAATGAAAGTAAAGATAGtcaagaaaaaaagaatcacgactttaattataaaaattcattaaCAATATTAGCTACATCTATTTATAAAGATACAAACAGAATTAGAAGTGTACaatgtaatattttaattgaaAGAATTAGAGCCACAATTAaagaagaattaaaaaatgttgatAATATGTTAGTAACTGTTAAATGCTCAAAAGATTATTGggattatatattaaaagtaacaaataaattagaggactatatttatacaaatttatcaaaatgtTTTGTAAATCTAAAAATCGGAATAAATACAACACATTTAAACAATGgagataatatatatgcaagaTTAAATACAAATTCTGATTATGGGTTTGTATATTCTCATAATGACCATATGTATGATTTTTcagatgatgaaaataataattttgatgaaATTGATACCGAAATCGATCAaagtaaaaatgatatggaaagtttatttaatagtaaaaagtttgaaataataacaaaacaaaataaaaaagaaaaatatgttagtagcataaataatgatttaactaaagaaatgaataataaaaaacttattttagaattgaaaaatttttatattgaaataattatagatgcattaaaaataaaattagatGAAATATCAAATGATATAGCTAATGTAATTATTAACAGATTTGAATCCGTTTTTAATTATGATGAAATTGAACAACCAAGACAATGGAGAAATGTATCTGTAgttgaattaaaaaatattttccgAGTATCAAAAGattatgcatttttaatagtTGAAAttcttcaaaaaaatataaaaattgataaacTAGATAAGCATTTaccaaataattttataaatactgatataattgaaaaaggaaaaagtaaagctaaaaaaagaatacaAGAAATATGTAGAGATGCTCAATATATACAAGAAACTGGAGGACAAAtgagtttaaaaaatgttccATTTGCTTTTTgggttattttattaattttaggatggaatgaaatattaatgtTTACTCGTCTATTTTTTagattaaatattattcttcCAATGTTTATGgcttttataattattgttGGTTCATGTCTTTATACTGGAAATGCCCAAGTCCTttcttatttaaataaaatagccTTCATTGTAATAAAacattcatataatttttataagcaCCTACAAACAGTTGGAAATCAACCAACCAAACCAGAGAAAGTGGATTAA